From Seriola aureovittata isolate HTS-2021-v1 ecotype China chromosome 20, ASM2101889v1, whole genome shotgun sequence, a single genomic window includes:
- the LOC130161348 gene encoding clusterin-like protein 1, which produces MRGLLVQILCVALSEVVLCAADPSPLSEDALQKLSAAGERYVDEEIKRALLGVKQVKEVMEKKEEKHRHLMDALRHSSDKKMGAMQLARETEQKLEEAEQQCHDLTKSSFEECRPCLEDTCKAFYTSTCRRGFASFSFKVEEFFRKMAAQLDATERVYNQNEENAGWTSSPQNRVEEGKAELELLQAEASFGQLLSNISLLYNQSLTLVKKMQQRFGHSFSAAFTAEIQPSTLSGVQDDSTAGFLATAGLDHILDSVYDFGRNVLEEFSSTVTDVFEEIHEAEESFQPSSRDAGSLTILGQSQSRYMCRRLRRQASECWQLQDLCETCKDYLLKECPSVQQLHSEMEEMYMLLNASRQQYDDRLQLVQRHTADTQRWLSSMDDKYGWVSQLSNSTAGPHDIFSVIMVIPQEQMKNIRSKPDSSVVVTILDSAPFTVLVPADLEADDPAFIQYAAQEALTLHKQEIRSIDPGSIEA; this is translated from the exons ATGAGGGGGCTGCTTGTTCAAATTCTCTGCGTCGCACTCTCTGAGGTCGTGCTCTGTGCCGCTGACCCTTCTCCACTGAGCGAGGACGCGCTGCAAA AGCTGTCTGCAGCGGGAGAGCGGTATGTTGATGAGGAAATCAAGCGGGCTTTACTCGGGGTGAAGCAGGTGAAGGAAGTGatggagaaaaaggaggagaagcaCCGACACCTGATGGATGCCCTGAGACACAGCAGCGACAAGAAGATG GGTGCGATGCAGCTGGCCCGGGAAACAGAGCAGAAACTCGAGGAGGCCGAACAGCAGTGTCACGATTTAACCAAATCGTCCTTTGAGGAGTGTCGACCTTGTCTTGAAGACACCTGTAAGGCCTTCTATACCTCCACGTGTCGCCGTGGCTTCGCGTCTTTCTCGTTCAAG gtggaggagttttTCAGGAAAATGGCCGCCCAGTTGGACGCTACCGAGCGCGTTTACAATCAGAACGAGGAGAACGCGGGTTGGACCAGCTCACCTCAGAACAGGGTTGAAGAGGGTAAAGCCgaactggagctgctgcaggcgGAGGCGTCATTCGGCCAGCTGCTGTCAAACATCAGCCTCCTGTACAACCAAAGCCTCACTCTGGTCAAGAAGATGCAGCAGAGGTTCGGCCATTCCTTTTCTGCAGCCTTCACCGCAGAGATCCAACCCAGCACGCTGTCGGGCGTCCAGGACGACTCGACTGCAGGCTTCTTGGCGACCGCAGGCCTGGATCACATCCTCGATTCAGTTTATGACTTTGGGAGGAATGTGCTGGAAGAATTCAGCTCCACGGTGACTGATGTGTTTGAGGAGATACACGAAGCTGAGGAGTCTTTTCAGCCGTCAAGCAGAG ATGCAGGATCACTCACCATTTTGGGACAATCTCAAAGCAGATATATGTGCAGAAGACTTCGCAGACAAGCATCAGAGTGCTGGCAGCTCCAAGACCTGTGTGAGACATGCAAGGATTATCTGTTAAAAG AGTGCCCCAGCGTCCAGCAGTTGCACTCCGAGATGGAGGAGATGTACATGCTGCTCAACGCCTCCCGGCAGCAGTACGACGACAGGCTGCAGCTGGTTCAGAGACACACGGCGGACACACAGCGATGGCTCAGCAGCATGGATGACAAGTACGGCTGGGTCAGCCAGCTGTCCAACAGCACAGCCGGCCCACACGACATCTTCAGTGTGATCATG GTGATTCCACAGGAACAAATGAAGAATATCAGGTCTAAACCAGACAGCAGTGTGGTCGTAACCATACTGGACTCTGCCCCATTTACTGTACTGGTCCCAGCAGATCTGGAGGCGGATGACCCTGCCTTCATCCAATACGCAGCTCAGGAGGCTCTGACGCTACATAAACAGGAGATTAGAAGTATCGATCCAGGAAGTATTGAGGCTTAG